The genome window CGGCGAGATCGAGCGCCGCGTGTTCCCGGTCATCGAACAGATCGGCAAGGAGGGCGGCTACGCTTTCATCTTCAACAAGTTCCAGAGTGGCCTGCTGTACGCCGACGAGGCTGCGGACATCACCAACCAGGTCATCCAGCGCTTCGACGGTGCAGCGACGCCGAAGGGGAACTAGAGCTTGAATTTTTCGCTCGGAGAACTGGCCGAGCGGGTGGGCGGAGAGGTGCAGGGCTCGCCGGCCCGGCAGCTGGACGGAGTGCGGACGCTCTCCGAGGCGGGCCCGACGCACCTTTCCTTTCTGACCAGTCCGAGCTACCTCGAACAGGCGGTCGCGAGCGCGGCCGGGGCGGTGCTGGTGGGGCGCAAGACCCTGCTCCCGGGCCGCGACCTCCTGCGATGCGCGGAGCCGCAGCTCGCCCTGGCGGCGATCCTGCGGCTCTTTCACCCCGTCGCCGCCGTCACTCCCGGTGTCCATTCGACCGCTGTCGTGGGGGCGGAGTGCCAGGTCGCGGCCTCCGCTGCCATCGCGCCCTATGTCGTGCTGGGCCGCGGGGTGACGGTGGGTGAGGGCTCCGTGCTCCATCCCCACGTGGTGGTGGGGGAGGGGTGCCGGATCGGTGCCCGAGTCGTTCTGCATCCCCACGTCGTGCTCTATCCCGGCGTCCACCTGGCGGACGGCGTCGAGATTCACGCCGGGACGGTTCTGGGTAGCGACGGCTTCGGCTATGCGAGCGTGCGCGGGGTGCATCACAAGATTCCGCAGGTCGGACGGGTCGAGATCGGCGCCGACGTCGAGATCGGCGCCCTGACCGCGATCGACCGTGCCTTGCTCGGCGCGACCTCGATCGGCGCTGGAACCAAGATCGACAACCTCGTTCAGGTCGGACACAATGTGGTGGTGGGGGACCGATCGATCCTCTGCGGCCAGGTGGGAATCGCCGGCAGTGCCCGGATCGGCTCCGGGGTGGTCATGGGCGGCCGGGCCGGATCGGCCGGCCATCTCACGATCGGCGACGGCGCCCAGCTGGCGGCGGCGGCGGTCGTGCTGCAGTCGGTGGACGCCGGTACCGCGGTCGCCGGCGCGCCGGCGATTCCGATCGCCGTCTGGCGGCGCCAGCAGGCGATCTTCCGCCGGCTGCCGGAGATCTGGAAAAGGTTGCGGGCACTCGAACAGAAGACGGGGACCAAGGATGGCGGAGACGACAGGGACACCGGGAATGCCGGCAGCGCCGCAGATGCCCGAGAAGCCTAACTGGGACGTACGCTGGATCATGTCGGTCCTGCCGCATCGTTATCCGATGCTGCTGATCGATCGCGTGCTCGAGATGGAGCCGCGTCAGCGCATCGTCGCGATCAAGAACTTCACCATCAACGAGGAGTTCTTCGCGGGTCATTTCCCGCAGCATCCAGTGGTGCCGGGCGTGCTCCTGGTCGAGGCCATGGCGCAGGCGGGGGGCATCCTGCTCATGCACGACGATCCGGAGCGCGAGAAGAAGCTCCTGCTGTTCATGTCGATCGAGCGCGCCCGTTTCCGGCGCCCGGTCGTCCCCGGTGACCGGGTGCACTTCGAGGCCACGGTGCTGCGGCTCAAGGCGAACCACTGCAAGCTCCAGGCTCGCGCGCTGGTCGACGGCGTCGTACATGCCGAGGCGGAACTGCTCTCGACCACGGTCGACCGGGATTCGATCCGATGAGCGGCCTGCATCCGCTGGCGGTCATCGACGGCAGCGCCCGGATCGGCGACGGGGTCACCGTCGGTCCGTTCGCGGTGATCGGTCCCGACGTCACGATCGGCGATCGCACCGAGATCGGCGCGCACGTCCAGATCCACGGTCCGACGGTCATCGGCGTGGAGAATCGCGTCTATCCCAGCGTCTGCCTGGGTATGGATCCGCAGGACCTCAAGTTCTCCGGCGAGACGGTGCGGCTGCAGGTGGGCGATCGCAACACCATCCGCGAATTCACCACTTTTCACCGTGGCACCGGCAAGGGCGGCGGCCTCACGACCGTCGGTAACGACAATCTGTTCATGGTCTACAGCCACGTCGCCCACGACTGCCATGTCGGCAGCCGGACGATCTTCGCCAATTGCGCGACTCTCGCCGGGCACGTCGAAGTCGGCGACGACTCGGTCGTCGGCGCCTTCTCGGCGGTGCAGCAGTTCGGCCGCGTGGGGCATCACGCCTACGTCGGCGGCTATACGCGGCTGCTGGTCGACGCGCTGCCCTACGTCAAGACGGTGGGGCTGCGCCCGGCGGTCTTCGGCGTCAACCGCATCGGTCTGCGTCGTAAGGGGCTCGACGACGAGCGCATCCGCACGATCGAGAAGGCGATGCGCATCTTTCTGCGCTCCGGACTCAACACGACGCAGGCCCTCGAGCGCCTGGAGGCGGAGTTCCCTGGCGCGCCGGACGTCGAGTACCTGATCCGGTTCGTGCGCAGCGCCAAACGGGGCGTGGTCAAGGCACTGCCGACCCACCGGGGCGCGGGAGATGCCGGTGGCGACTGAGCCGCAGGCCGCCCCGGCGCAGGGGAATCTCCGGCATCTCCGGCATCTCCGGATGGGCGTCTTCGGGATCGGCTCTCTCGGCCGGCATCACACCCGGATCCTCTCGGCCTTCGAGGGGGTAACCCTCGAAGGGATCTTCGATACCCGGCCTGATGTGGCAGCGGCGGTCGCCGCCGAGCACGGCGCCAGGGTCGCCTCGAGCTTCGACGATCTGGCCGGCAGGATCGACGCCGCCGTGCTCGCGGCTCCGACGACGCTGCACGGCGAGCTCGGGCTGGCGCTCCTCGAGCGCGGTGTTCACCTCCTGGTCGAGAAGCCGATCGCTTCGAGCCTCGCGGAGGCCGACGCCCTGATCGCCGCGGCGGAGGCCCGGGACCTCGTCCTCGCCGTGGGCCACGTGGAGTTCCACAATCCGGCCGTGCAGGCGCTGCTCGATGCCGGCTCCGGCCCTCGTTTCATCGAGATCGAGCGCCTCGGCACCTTCTCGCCACGCAGCCTCGACGTCGACGTCATCCTCGACTTGATGATCCACGACCTGCAGATACTTCAGGCCATGGACTCTTCGCCGGTCGTCGAAGTCCGTGCCACCGGCATTCCCGTGCTCTCCGAGCGCATCGACATCGCCAATGCCCGACTCGCCTTCGCGTCCGGCCTGGTGGCGAACGTCACCGCTTCGCGGGTCTCCGGCGAGCGCGTCCGCAAGCTCCGCGCCTTCTTCCCCGACCGCTACCTTTCGCTCGACTACCAGGCCCAGGAGATCAAGGGCTATCGCCTCGACCTCTCCGCGGGCGGGCGCGCCATCCTGCCGGCGAATCCGCCGGTCGAGAAGGCGGAGCCGCTGCTTTGCGAGCTGGCGGCGTTCGTCGCCTCCTGCAAGGGGCACCGCGTCCGCCAGGTGGACGGCCGCGCCGGCCGGCGCGCGCTCGCCACCGCCCTCGAAGTCGTGGCCGCCGCCGTGCCGGCGGCCGCTACCGCCGTCGGGGCCGGGGCGGCGTGAGGGCTGTGCTAGTCTCGCGGCTCCGTAATTCCGGCTGACGGCCGACCGTATTCCCAAGCTCCAGACAGGCAGATTTCGGAGGAAGCAGATGAGTGATGTTCGGATCGGTGTGATCGGCGGCAGCGGCCTCTACGAGATGGCGGGCCTCGAGGTGGAGGAGGAGCGCAGGATCGAGACCCCCTGGGGGGCGCCCTCGGACGCCTTCATCCTGGGCAATCTCGATGGCCGCAAGGTCGTCTTCCTGGCCCGGCACGGCCGCGGTCATCGCCTGCTCCCGACAGAGCTCAACTTCCGCGCCAACGTCTACGGCTTCAAGACCCTCGGAGTCGAGTTCCTGATCTCGGTCTCGGCGGTCGGCTCGCTCAAGGAGGAATACGTTCCGGGACACATCGTCGTTCCGGACCAGTTCTACGATCGCACCCGGCACCGCCCCGATACCTTTTTCGGCAACGGCATCGTCGCCCACGTCTCGATTGCCGATCCCGTCTCGAAAACGCTCGCGGCGGTTCTCGCCGACTCCGCCGAGGCCGAGGGTGCGACGATTCATCGCGGCGGCTGCTACGTCAACATGGAAGGCCCCACGTTCTCGACCCGCGCCGAGTCGCACGCCTATCGCCAGATGGGCTTCGACATCATCGGCATGACCAACCTCCAGGAGGCGAAGCTCTCGCGCGAAGCCGAGATCGCCTACGCCTCGCTGTCGATGGTCACGGACTACGACTGCTGGCGCGAGGAGGAAGAGCACGTGACCGGCGAGGGCGTGATGGAGGTCCTGCGCAAGAACGTCGCTTTGGCCCAGCGCGTCGTGCGGCGGGCGATCGGCGCGCTCGGTCCGGAAGTGGCGAACGATTGCGCCGATGCCCTCGCGATGTCGCTCATCACCGACCCCGGCCTGGTGCCGGCCGACACGCTGCAGGCGCTCGAGCCGCTGCTCGGCAAGTACCTCGACCGCACGGGCGGAAAGCTCGCCTGGCGGCGCTGAGCTCCGTCCCGCGGGCAGGAACGAGCGTGCGATGACCCGCATCCTGATCACCAACGACGACGGCGTCTACTCCGAGGGCCTGCGCCTGCTGGCGCGAGCTCTGGCGCCGCTCGGCGAGGTGACGGTGGTGGCGCCGGACCGCGAGCAGAGCGCGACCGGACACAGCCTGACGCTCACCCGGCCGCTGCGCCTGCAGAAGCTCGAGGAGAACTGGTATTCGGTCGACGGCACGCCCACCGACTGCGTCAACCTCGCGGTGCTCTGGCTGCTCAAGGAGCGGAGACCGGACATTCTCGTCTCGGGCATCAACTTCGGCCTCAATCTGGGCGACGACGTCACTTACTCGGGAACGGTGAGCGCGACCTTCGAGGGGACGCTCCTGGGCATTCCGTCGGTGGCGTTCAGCCAGGAGGTGGCCGAAGGCTACTCGTTCGAACGCGCCGCCGCATTCGCGGGACGCTTCATCGCCGAGCTGCTCTCGGCGACGCTCCGGCCGGACCTGCTGCTGAACGTGAACCTCCCGGCGGGCGAGCTGCAGGGTCTCTCATTCACCCGCCTCGGACGGCGCGTTTACAAGCAGGTCGTGGTGGAGAAGGAGGATCCGCGGGGACGCAAATACTACTGGATCGCTGGAACTCCGGAGTGGCAGTCGGACAGCGGCACCGACCACGAAGCGGTGGCCAGCGGACGGGTTTCGGTGACGCCGCTGCATCTCGACCTTACGGACTACCGCGGCCTCGAAGGCCACGCCGACCTGCGCGGCCGTCTCGGCCGCATCGTGAGCGCCGACGCCGGCAATGTTCGCTGATACCTTCTCCCGGGAGCAGATGGTGCGCGAGCTCATCGAGGCTCGGGGTGTGCGCGATCCGAAGGTTCTCGCCGCGATGCGCGAAGTCCCCCGCCACCTGTTCGTGCGCACCCATCTGCGCAGCCAGGCCTACGGCGATCATGCCCTGCCGATCGGCGACGCGCAGACGATCTCGCAGCCCTACATCGTGGCACGGATGAGCGAGCTGCTCGAGGTGGAGCCGACCCACAAGGTGCTCGAGATCGGCACCGGGACGGGCTACCAGACGGCGATCCTCGCCCGCCTGGCGCGCTGGGTCTACAGTCTGGAGCGGATCCCCGAGCTCGCCCACCAGGCGATTCGCCGGATGCGCCAGCTCGAAATCCTGAACGTGAAGATCCAGGCGTTCGACGGCACCGTCGGCTGGAGCGAAGTCGCGCCCTTCGACCGCATTCTGGTGACCGCGGGCGCGCCGACCGTGCCCAAACCGCTGCTCGATCAGCTGGCTCCGAAAGGCAAGCTCCTGGTCCCCGAGGGCGCTCGCAGCGGCCAGCAGCTGGTGCTCTACGAACGCCTCGCCCGCGGCATGCGGCGCCGCGAGCTCGAGCCGGTGGCCTTCGTGCCCCTGGTCGGCCGCTTCGGTTGGCGGGACCCCGGCGCGGGCCCCGATTCCAGATGAAGACGATGAGCTATCGCGTTACCGGGCGGGTGCAGGGTGTCGGTTTCCGCGCCTATGTGGTCCGCCTGGCGCGCGAGTGCGGCGTCGTCGGCTGGGTGCGCAATGACCCCGACGGCACGCTCGCGGCCGAGGCGACGGGGACGGATGCGGCCCTGCTGTCGTTCGCGGCCGGCTTGCGGATGGGCCCGCCCGGCGCGTGGGTGGAAACGCTGGACGCTTTCGTGCTGAATGAAGTCGCCAGGTCCCCGAGAACTGATTTCGCAGTGGAGGATTGAACCGGTGGAAGATCTCAAGCGCTACATCCGCGAAGTCCCGGATTTCCCCAAGCCGGGGATCAACTTCTTCGACATCACCACGTTGCTCAAGGACCCGCTCGCCCTGCGGATGACGACCGATCGGTTCACCTGGATCTTCGCCCGCCGGCCGCCGGTCGACAAGGTCATCGGCATCGAGGCGCGCGGCTACATGTTCGCGCCGTCGCTCGCCTACAATCTCAATGCCGGTTTCGTGCCGGTGAGGAAGCCCGGGAAGCTGCCGGCGAAGACCGTTTCGCAGACCTACGACCTCGAGTACGGCACGGACCGCCTCGAGATGCACGCCGACGCCATCTCGCCGGGCGAGCGCGTTCTGATCGTCGACGACGTGATTGCCACCGGCGGCACCGCGCGGGCGGCGGCGAAGCTGGTCGAGAGCCAGGGCGGCAAGGTCGTCGGCTTCGGCTTCGTCATCGAGCTCACCTTCCTTCCCGGCCGCGCCGGCCTGAAAGAATACGAAGTCGAGTCGCTGATCCAGTACTAGCGGCACGCATATATAATGCGCGCTGCGCGGCTGTAGCTCAGATGGATAGAGCAGGAGCATCCTAAGCTCAAGGTCGGGGGTTCGACTCCTCCCAGCCGCACCAGGTTTCGCCTGCGGCGGACCTTGCAGCACTTCACTCGGACAGAGAAAGGCCTGCGGCTCATGGACTCGGTGACTCGGGAAGACCTGAAGCGGAACGAACTGGGCGAAGCGATCGGGGCGGGCATTCATTACGCCGAGGATCACAAACGGATGATCCTGATGGCCGTCGGCGGCGTCGCGGCGGCGATCGTCATCGCGGCTTCGGTCGTGCTCTGGATCTCTTCCCGCAAGAGCGGGTCGAACGAACTGCTGGCCGAGGCCCTGCGGGTGGACGGCGCCGCCGTCGTCGCGACCGGCGCGAACCCGGCGGACCCCGCGCGCCCGACGTTCGCCTCCGAGTCGGCTCGCCGCGCGCGGGCGAAGGAGCTCTTCACCGAGCTCGACAGCCGCTACGGCGGCAGCAAGACCGGTCGCGTCGCCAAGCTCTACCTGGCCCAGATCGCGGTCGCGGAGAACGACAAGGAGAAGGCGAAGCAGCTCTGGCAGGCATTCCTCGACGCCGAGCCGGCCGGGGCGCTTCAGGCGACGGCACGGGTCAATCTCTACAAGCTCGAGCGCGAGCAGGGACGCGGCGCGCAACTGGCCGAAGAGCTCAAGAAGATGCTCGAGCAGGCCGACAAGCCGCTGCCGACCGATGTCATCCTTTTCGAGCTGGGACTCACCTACGAGGCCCTCGGTCAGGGCGACGACGCCCGGGCTGCCTACCGCCGGATCGTCGACGAGTACCCGCAGTCCCCCTACATCGCCGACGCCCAGCGGGAGGCCGGAACGGCTCCCGCCGGGACTTAAAGGTCCGGGCCGCCGCTGAGCGCCTACGACGTCCTGTCGCGGCTGCGCGCCGGGGAATCGCTGCGAAGCGGCGACCTCGGCGAGGTCGCGCGGGCCGCGGCGGACGGCAGCTGGAGCGACGCGCAGCTCGCAGCGTTCCTGATGGGAGTGGCCATCCGTGGCCTCGATCTCGACCGCACCCGCGAGCTGACTGCCGGCATGCTCGACTCGGGCGAGCGCTGGCGACTCGCGGAGGAACGGCCGAATCTGCTCGACAAGCACTCGACCGGCGGTGTCGGCGACAAGGCGAGCCTGCTGCTCGCGCCGCTCCTCGCCGCGGCGGGTGCGCCCGTGATCATGCTCACCGGCCGCGGGCTCGGCCACACCGGGGGCACAGCGGACAAGCTCGAAGCGATCCCCGGC of Thermoanaerobaculia bacterium contains these proteins:
- a CDS encoding tetratricopeptide repeat protein; the protein is MILMAVGGVAAAIVIAASVVLWISSRKSGSNELLAEALRVDGAAVVATGANPADPARPTFASESARRARAKELFTELDSRYGGSKTGRVAKLYLAQIAVAENDKEKAKQLWQAFLDAEPAGALQATARVNLYKLEREQGRGAQLAEELKKMLEQADKPLPTDVILFELGLTYEALGQGDDARAAYRRIVDEYPQSPYIADAQREAGTAPAGT
- a CDS encoding acylphosphatase, producing the protein MKTMSYRVTGRVQGVGFRAYVVRLARECGVVGWVRNDPDGTLAAEATGTDAALLSFAAGLRMGPPGAWVETLDAFVLNEVARSPRTDFAVED
- a CDS encoding protein-L-isoaspartate(D-aspartate) O-methyltransferase, giving the protein MFADTFSREQMVRELIEARGVRDPKVLAAMREVPRHLFVRTHLRSQAYGDHALPIGDAQTISQPYIVARMSELLEVEPTHKVLEIGTGTGYQTAILARLARWVYSLERIPELAHQAIRRMRQLEILNVKIQAFDGTVGWSEVAPFDRILVTAGAPTVPKPLLDQLAPKGKLLVPEGARSGQQLVLYERLARGMRRRELEPVAFVPLVGRFGWRDPGAGPDSR
- the surE gene encoding 5'/3'-nucleotidase SurE — translated: MTRILITNDDGVYSEGLRLLARALAPLGEVTVVAPDREQSATGHSLTLTRPLRLQKLEENWYSVDGTPTDCVNLAVLWLLKERRPDILVSGINFGLNLGDDVTYSGTVSATFEGTLLGIPSVAFSQEVAEGYSFERAAAFAGRFIAELLSATLRPDLLLNVNLPAGELQGLSFTRLGRRVYKQVVVEKEDPRGRKYYWIAGTPEWQSDSGTDHEAVASGRVSVTPLHLDLTDYRGLEGHADLRGRLGRIVSADAGNVR
- a CDS encoding Gfo/Idh/MocA family oxidoreductase, producing the protein MATEPQAAPAQGNLRHLRHLRMGVFGIGSLGRHHTRILSAFEGVTLEGIFDTRPDVAAAVAAEHGARVASSFDDLAGRIDAAVLAAPTTLHGELGLALLERGVHLLVEKPIASSLAEADALIAAAEARDLVLAVGHVEFHNPAVQALLDAGSGPRFIEIERLGTFSPRSLDVDVILDLMIHDLQILQAMDSSPVVEVRATGIPVLSERIDIANARLAFASGLVANVTASRVSGERVRKLRAFFPDRYLSLDYQAQEIKGYRLDLSAGGRAILPANPPVEKAEPLLCELAAFVASCKGHRVRQVDGRAGRRALATALEVVAAAVPAAATAVGAGAA
- a CDS encoding adenine phosphoribosyltransferase, producing the protein MKSPGPRELISQWRIEPVEDLKRYIREVPDFPKPGINFFDITTLLKDPLALRMTTDRFTWIFARRPPVDKVIGIEARGYMFAPSLAYNLNAGFVPVRKPGKLPAKTVSQTYDLEYGTDRLEMHADAISPGERVLIVDDVIATGGTARAAAKLVESQGGKVVGFGFVIELTFLPGRAGLKEYEVESLIQY
- the lpxD gene encoding UDP-3-O-(3-hydroxymyristoyl)glucosamine N-acyltransferase produces the protein MNFSLGELAERVGGEVQGSPARQLDGVRTLSEAGPTHLSFLTSPSYLEQAVASAAGAVLVGRKTLLPGRDLLRCAEPQLALAAILRLFHPVAAVTPGVHSTAVVGAECQVAASAAIAPYVVLGRGVTVGEGSVLHPHVVVGEGCRIGARVVLHPHVVLYPGVHLADGVEIHAGTVLGSDGFGYASVRGVHHKIPQVGRVEIGADVEIGALTAIDRALLGATSIGAGTKIDNLVQVGHNVVVGDRSILCGQVGIAGSARIGSGVVMGGRAGSAGHLTIGDGAQLAAAAVVLQSVDAGTAVAGAPAIPIAVWRRQQAIFRRLPEIWKRLRALEQKTGTKDGGDDRDTGNAGSAADAREA
- the mtnP gene encoding S-methyl-5'-thioadenosine phosphorylase translates to MSDVRIGVIGGSGLYEMAGLEVEEERRIETPWGAPSDAFILGNLDGRKVVFLARHGRGHRLLPTELNFRANVYGFKTLGVEFLISVSAVGSLKEEYVPGHIVVPDQFYDRTRHRPDTFFGNGIVAHVSIADPVSKTLAAVLADSAEAEGATIHRGGCYVNMEGPTFSTRAESHAYRQMGFDIIGMTNLQEAKLSREAEIAYASLSMVTDYDCWREEEEHVTGEGVMEVLRKNVALAQRVVRRAIGALGPEVANDCADALAMSLITDPGLVPADTLQALEPLLGKYLDRTGGKLAWRR
- the fabZ gene encoding 3-hydroxyacyl-ACP dehydratase FabZ; translated protein: MPEKPNWDVRWIMSVLPHRYPMLLIDRVLEMEPRQRIVAIKNFTINEEFFAGHFPQHPVVPGVLLVEAMAQAGGILLMHDDPEREKKLLLFMSIERARFRRPVVPGDRVHFEATVLRLKANHCKLQARALVDGVVHAEAELLSTTVDRDSIR
- the lpxA gene encoding acyl-ACP--UDP-N-acetylglucosamine O-acyltransferase — encoded protein: MSGLHPLAVIDGSARIGDGVTVGPFAVIGPDVTIGDRTEIGAHVQIHGPTVIGVENRVYPSVCLGMDPQDLKFSGETVRLQVGDRNTIREFTTFHRGTGKGGGLTTVGNDNLFMVYSHVAHDCHVGSRTIFANCATLAGHVEVGDDSVVGAFSAVQQFGRVGHHAYVGGYTRLLVDALPYVKTVGLRPAVFGVNRIGLRRKGLDDERIRTIEKAMRIFLRSGLNTTQALERLEAEFPGAPDVEYLIRFVRSAKRGVVKALPTHRGAGDAGGD